In a single window of the Chondrocystis sp. NIES-4102 genome:
- a CDS encoding fatty acid desaturase produces MQSAQTLQTVPREYLKAPGGFNPNVLMVITAIMLLTISTTGYFLGIFPAWCCFIANVLALHLSGTVIHDASHNSAHSNRIVNAILGHCSALMLGFAFPVFTRVHLQHHAHVNDPQNDPDHFVSTGGPLWLIAARFFYHEFFFFQRRLWRKYELLEWFLSRLVLITIVLLGIHYDFIGYVMNFWFVPALVVGIALGLFFDYLPHRPFKERDRWKNARVYPSPILNILILGQNYHLVHHLWPSIPWYKYQPAYYATKSLLDAKGCEQSLGLGDGKNFLSFLYDIFLGIRFNKH; encoded by the coding sequence ATGCAGTCGGCTCAGACACTGCAAACAGTACCAAGAGAGTATTTAAAAGCTCCTGGTGGGTTTAATCCCAATGTGTTGATGGTGATAACAGCAATTATGTTGCTAACTATATCCACCACTGGTTACTTTTTAGGCATATTTCCCGCTTGGTGCTGTTTTATCGCCAATGTTTTGGCATTACACCTGTCAGGAACAGTAATTCACGACGCTTCTCATAATAGCGCGCATAGTAATCGTATAGTGAATGCTATTTTAGGACATTGCAGTGCTTTAATGCTGGGGTTTGCTTTTCCTGTATTCACACGGGTACATTTACAACACCACGCCCATGTTAACGATCCACAAAATGATCCAGATCACTTTGTATCGACGGGAGGGCCGTTATGGTTAATTGCAGCCCGTTTTTTCTATCATGAATTCTTTTTCTTCCAAAGGCGTTTGTGGCGTAAATACGAGCTTTTGGAGTGGTTTTTAAGTAGATTAGTGTTAATAACTATAGTACTTTTAGGAATTCATTACGACTTTATCGGTTATGTGATGAATTTTTGGTTTGTACCTGCTTTAGTAGTAGGAATAGCCCTAGGTTTATTTTTTGACTATTTACCGCATCGTCCTTTTAAAGAGCGCGATCGCTGGAAGAATGCTAGAGTTTATCCTAGTCCTATTTTAAACATACTAATTTTAGGTCAGAACTATCATCTAGTACATCATCTTTGGCCATCAATTCCCTGGTATAAATATCAGCCAGCCTATTATGCCACCAAGTCATTACTGGATGCTAAAGGTTGTGAGCAGTCTTTAGGTCTTGGTGATGGTAAAAATTTCTTGAGTTTTTTATACGATATATTTTTAGGCATTCGTTTTAATAAACACTAA
- the purE gene encoding phosphoribosylaminoimidazole carboxylase yields the protein MGSDSDLPTMEGAIAVCVEFNVPYEVSIISAHRTPERMVDYARLAHTRGVKVIIAGAGGAAHLPGMVASLTPLPVIGVPVTTKQLQGVDSLYSIVQMPRGIPVATVAIGNAQNAGLLAIQILAISDAQLQSQVEEYRQQLSQMVLDKQQRLDKLGYQAYLTDS from the coding sequence ATGGGCAGTGATTCTGATTTGCCCACTATGGAAGGCGCGATCGCTGTTTGTGTAGAATTTAACGTACCCTACGAAGTATCCATAATTTCTGCTCATCGTACCCCAGAGAGAATGGTAGATTATGCACGACTTGCCCACACTAGAGGGGTTAAAGTGATTATTGCAGGAGCAGGAGGCGCAGCCCATTTACCAGGGATGGTGGCTTCCCTTACTCCTCTGCCTGTTATTGGAGTTCCAGTAACAACAAAACAACTACAAGGAGTTGATTCGTTATATTCCATAGTACAAATGCCGAGGGGTATTCCTGTTGCTACTGTAGCTATCGGCAATGCCCAAAATGCAGGGTTACTAGCAATTCAGATTTTAGCCATTAGCGATGCACAATTACAAAGCCAGGTAGAAGAATATCGCCAGCAATTATCACAAATGGTGCTTGACAAACAACAGCGACTTGATAAATTGGGATATCAGGCATATTTAACCGATAGCTAA
- a CDS encoding proton-translocating NADH-quinone oxidoreductase, chain N codes for MDFSSSVASQLYAGTILPEGIVIVTIMIVLVGDLIFGRSSSRWLPYAAIAGLLVSLLALVSQWNNSHAISFLGSFNGDNLSIVFRGIVTLSAAVTILMSIRYIQQSGTSLAEFIAILLTATLGGMFLSGANELTMIFISLEMLSISSYLLTGYMKRDPRSNEAALKYLLIGAASSAIFLYGMSLLYGLSGGETNLNSIAARVTAINGVQSLGLAISLVFIIAGIAFKISAVPFHQWTPDVYEGSPTPVVAFLSVGSKAAGFALAIRLLVTAFGSLTEQWHFIFTALAILSMVLGNVVALAQTSIKRMLAYSSIAQAGFVMIGLIAGTDNGYSSMIFYLFVYLFMNLGAFSCIILFSLRTGTDQISEYAGLYQKDPLLTLCLSICLLSLGGIPPMAGFFGKIYLFWAGWQAGLYGLVLLGLVTSVISIYYYIRVVKMMVVKEPQEMSEAVKNYPAINWKLPGMRPLQVGLVVSAIITSLAGILSNPLFTLSNNSVQTTPILQSTLITQEIPQNTVQLSAVEDLFEIKE; via the coding sequence ATGGATTTTTCTAGTAGTGTAGCCTCTCAGCTTTATGCGGGGACAATTTTGCCAGAAGGCATTGTTATTGTCACCATCATGATTGTTTTAGTAGGTGATTTAATTTTTGGGCGTAGCTCTTCTCGTTGGCTGCCCTATGCTGCGATCGCTGGTTTATTAGTTTCTCTGTTAGCTCTGGTATCTCAGTGGAACAACTCTCATGCGATCTCTTTTCTTGGTTCATTTAATGGCGATAATCTTAGCATTGTTTTTCGGGGCATAGTAACTCTTTCTGCTGCCGTGACAATCCTGATGTCTATTCGTTATATTCAACAGTCTGGCACATCTTTAGCGGAATTTATCGCTATTTTGCTTACTGCTACTTTGGGAGGGATGTTTCTCTCTGGGGCAAATGAATTAACGATGATTTTCATCTCTTTGGAGATGCTCAGTATCTCTTCTTACCTATTGACGGGATATATGAAGCGCGATCCTCGTTCTAATGAAGCAGCTTTGAAATATTTGCTCATTGGGGCAGCAAGTTCCGCAATTTTTCTTTACGGAATGTCTTTACTGTACGGTTTATCAGGAGGCGAAACAAATCTTAATAGTATTGCAGCCAGAGTTACAGCAATTAATGGTGTGCAATCTTTAGGTTTGGCAATTTCTTTGGTATTTATTATTGCTGGTATTGCTTTTAAGATTTCGGCTGTACCTTTCCACCAATGGACTCCTGATGTTTATGAGGGTTCTCCCACCCCTGTAGTTGCTTTTCTATCTGTAGGTTCTAAAGCTGCTGGTTTTGCCTTAGCAATTCGTTTACTAGTTACTGCTTTTGGCTCTTTAACCGAACAGTGGCACTTTATTTTTACTGCTTTAGCAATTTTAAGTATGGTGTTGGGTAATGTTGTAGCCCTAGCACAAACAAGTATTAAGCGTATGCTTGCTTATTCTTCTATTGCTCAAGCTGGATTTGTGATGATTGGGTTGATTGCTGGAACAGATAATGGTTATTCCAGTATGATCTTTTACCTGTTTGTTTATTTGTTTATGAACCTTGGGGCGTTTAGTTGTATTATTCTCTTCTCCCTCCGTACAGGTACAGATCAAATTAGCGAATATGCTGGTTTGTATCAAAAAGACCCCTTGCTTACCCTTTGCTTAAGTATTTGCTTGCTTTCTTTGGGTGGTATTCCACCAATGGCTGGGTTCTTTGGGAAGATTTATCTTTTCTGGGCAGGTTGGCAAGCTGGTTTATATGGTTTAGTACTGTTAGGTTTAGTTACTAGCGTTATATCTATCTATTACTACATTCGTGTTGTTAAGATGATGGTAGTAAAAGAACCCCAGGAAATGTCGGAAGCAGTGAAAAACTATCCAGCTATTAATTGGAAATTACCAGGTATGCGTCCTTTACAAGTAGGTTTGGTAGTTTCGGCAATTATTACCTCCTTAGCTGGTATTTTATCTAACCCTCTGTTTACTTTAAGTAATAATTCGGTTCAAACTACGCCTATATTGCAATCGACTTTAATCACTCAAGAAATTCCTCAAAATACTGTTCAGCTTTCAGCCGTTGAGGATTTATTTGAAATTAAAGAATAA
- the topA1 gene encoding DNA topoisomerase I, whose product MSTLVIVESPTKARTIRNYLPSGYQVQASMGHVRDLPPSAKEIPPAYKDKQWATLGINVEDDFQPIYVVPEKKKKVVKELKTALQTADELILATDEDREGESISWHLLEILKPKVPVKRMVFHEITKEAIQKALKDCREVDQDLVHAQETRRILDRLVGYTVSPLLWKKISWGLSAGRVQSVAVRLTVARERERRAFQSGGYWDLLAYLEQDKNPFEARLITLDGKKLATGSDFDPDTGKITAGRDVVLLNETEANALKTRILNKTWTVANREEKATKRRPSPPFTTSTLQQESNRKLGISARETMSVAQKLYEKGFITYMRTDSVHLSQQAIAAARSCVEQMYGKEYLSPKARQYSTKSKGAQEAHEAIRPAGETFRTPQETGLKDQEFKLYDLIWKRTVACQMADADLTQIAVDVKVENAVFRANGKRIEFPGYFRAYVEGSDNPDAAIEDQEILLPPLKVGDKPKCKKLEVVGHETQPPARYTEASLVKTLEKEGIGRPSTYATVISTIIDRGYVQMRGKALIPTFTAFAVTALLEEHFPDLVDTEFTSKMEQTLDEIARGGADWIPYLKQFYQGETGLKTQIDVKSEEIEPALAKTIYLENLDATVRIGKYGPYIEMPTDQGETEAIKISIPDELTPADLNPDQIAALIRQKQDGPEKVGIHPETGEPIYFKVGKYGPYVQLGDKTEDNPKPKMSSIPKKDNKENLGIEDVSLDMAVGLLSLPRLLGCHPATEGKIKAALGRFGPYVVHEFKGPEDTKLQRDYRSLKKEDDVLTVTLDRALELLAEPKRSRGASKKVPLRELGLHPGDQEPINIYKGPYGNYVQHGKVNAGLPQEQEVETVTLAQALELLASKAATKKKTTRKTTATSKKTKTTKRKTTTAKKANSKSTE is encoded by the coding sequence ATGTCAACATTAGTCATTGTCGAATCTCCTACTAAAGCTCGTACTATTCGCAACTACTTGCCTTCTGGTTATCAGGTTCAGGCATCGATGGGTCATGTCCGCGATTTACCTCCTTCGGCTAAAGAGATTCCTCCCGCCTATAAAGATAAGCAATGGGCTACTTTGGGAATCAATGTTGAAGATGACTTTCAGCCAATTTACGTTGTCCCTGAGAAAAAGAAGAAAGTAGTTAAAGAATTAAAAACAGCACTCCAGACGGCAGATGAGTTGATTCTGGCAACCGACGAAGATCGTGAAGGGGAAAGTATTAGCTGGCATTTATTGGAGATTCTCAAGCCCAAAGTTCCTGTAAAACGCATGGTTTTCCACGAGATTACTAAAGAAGCAATTCAAAAGGCTTTAAAAGACTGTCGTGAAGTAGATCAAGATTTAGTTCACGCCCAGGAAACACGACGCATTTTAGATAGATTAGTTGGGTATACCGTTTCTCCTCTGCTTTGGAAAAAGATTTCTTGGGGTTTATCGGCAGGTAGAGTGCAGTCGGTAGCAGTGCGTTTAACTGTCGCCAGAGAAAGAGAACGTCGGGCTTTTCAATCTGGAGGATATTGGGATTTACTAGCCTATTTAGAACAGGATAAGAATCCTTTTGAAGCAAGATTAATTACCCTAGATGGTAAAAAATTGGCAACTGGTAGCGATTTTGACCCCGATACAGGCAAAATTACAGCAGGTAGGGATGTTGTATTGCTAAATGAAACAGAAGCCAACGCCTTAAAAACTAGAATACTTAATAAAACTTGGACAGTAGCCAATCGAGAAGAAAAAGCAACTAAACGTCGTCCCTCTCCACCTTTTACTACTTCCACCTTACAGCAGGAATCTAATCGCAAATTGGGCATATCTGCCAGGGAAACCATGAGTGTTGCCCAAAAACTCTATGAAAAGGGTTTTATTACCTATATGCGGACGGATTCAGTACATTTATCCCAACAGGCGATCGCTGCTGCTCGTAGTTGTGTAGAACAAATGTATGGCAAAGAATATCTTAGTCCTAAAGCCCGTCAATACAGTACTAAAAGTAAAGGCGCACAGGAAGCACACGAAGCTATTCGTCCTGCTGGGGAAACATTTCGCACTCCCCAAGAAACAGGACTTAAAGACCAGGAGTTTAAGCTTTATGATTTAATTTGGAAACGCACCGTTGCTTGTCAGATGGCAGATGCCGATCTTACCCAAATTGCCGTCGATGTTAAGGTTGAAAATGCTGTTTTTCGCGCTAATGGTAAACGTATTGAATTTCCTGGTTATTTCCGTGCTTATGTAGAAGGTTCGGATAATCCCGATGCAGCCATAGAAGATCAAGAAATCTTGTTACCACCTCTCAAGGTAGGGGATAAGCCAAAGTGCAAAAAATTGGAGGTAGTAGGACATGAAACCCAACCCCCAGCCCGCTATACGGAAGCATCTTTAGTTAAAACTTTGGAAAAAGAGGGAATTGGTCGCCCTAGTACTTATGCCACGGTAATTAGCACCATTATTGACCGTGGTTATGTGCAAATGCGAGGTAAAGCTTTAATTCCTACTTTTACCGCCTTTGCTGTTACAGCACTTTTAGAGGAGCATTTTCCTGATTTAGTAGATACCGAATTTACTTCTAAAATGGAGCAAACCCTAGACGAAATAGCTAGAGGGGGTGCAGATTGGATTCCTTATCTTAAACAGTTCTATCAAGGCGAAACAGGTTTAAAAACACAAATAGATGTCAAAAGTGAAGAGATCGAACCTGCTTTGGCTAAAACTATCTATCTAGAAAACCTCGATGCTACTGTCCGTATTGGTAAATATGGCCCATACATTGAAATGCCAACAGATCAAGGGGAAACAGAAGCAATTAAAATTTCTATTCCCGATGAGCTTACCCCAGCAGATCTTAATCCTGATCAAATTGCAGCCTTAATTCGCCAAAAGCAGGATGGACCCGAAAAGGTTGGTATTCATCCAGAAACGGGTGAACCTATTTACTTTAAAGTGGGTAAATATGGCCCCTATGTACAACTAGGAGATAAAACTGAGGATAATCCTAAGCCGAAAATGAGTTCTATTCCTAAAAAAGATAACAAGGAAAATCTGGGGATAGAAGATGTTAGTTTAGATATGGCAGTAGGCTTATTATCTCTTCCTCGTCTATTGGGATGTCATCCTGCCACAGAAGGCAAAATTAAGGCTGCTTTGGGTCGTTTTGGTCCATATGTTGTTCATGAGTTTAAAGGGCCAGAAGATACTAAATTGCAGCGAGACTATCGTTCTCTTAAGAAAGAAGATGATGTATTGACTGTGACTTTGGATAGGGCTTTAGAATTATTAGCAGAACCAAAACGCTCACGCGGTGCTAGTAAAAAAGTACCTTTACGAGAGTTGGGACTACATCCTGGCGATCAAGAACCGATTAATATTTATAAGGGCCCCTATGGTAACTATGTACAACATGGCAAGGTGAACGCTGGTTTACCTCAAGAACAGGAAGTAGAAACAGTTACTTTAGCTCAAGCTTTAGAATTGTTAGCATCCAAGGCAGCAACTAAAAAGAAAACTACCAGAAAAACAACTGCAACTAGTAAGAAAACTAAAACTACTAAACGGAAAACAACTACAGCTAAAAAAGCTAATAGTAAGTCAACAGAATGA
- a CDS encoding two-component response regulator, producing the protein MPLLILIAEDDVGIRLAVSDYLELLGYSVIAAANGKEALAMLDKYHPHLLISDIKMPEKDGYELLKNIRQLPQYRLLPVILLSECKKTNERIRGYQVGCDIYLPKPFEMEELGAVIRNLLERSQVVHSELLFSQSNKNDDSPDILPPAESKLNQQPIAKLELTSREKEVLKLLMDGCSNIEIGQKLHLSPRTIEKYVSSLLRKTDKSKRSELIRFALEYHTM; encoded by the coding sequence ATGCCTTTATTAATTTTGATTGCTGAAGATGACGTGGGAATTCGTTTAGCCGTTAGTGATTATTTAGAACTTTTAGGATATTCAGTCATTGCAGCAGCAAATGGCAAGGAGGCATTGGCGATGTTAGATAAATATCATCCCCATCTACTAATTTCTGATATAAAGATGCCAGAAAAAGATGGTTATGAATTATTAAAAAATATCCGTCAACTACCTCAATATAGATTGTTGCCAGTAATACTCTTGAGTGAGTGTAAAAAGACAAACGAGCGTATTCGAGGTTATCAGGTAGGATGTGATATTTATTTACCTAAACCATTTGAAATGGAAGAATTAGGAGCAGTAATTCGCAATTTATTAGAGCGATCGCAAGTTGTTCATTCTGAACTACTATTTTCTCAGAGTAATAAAAATGATGATTCTCCAGATATTCTTCCCCCAGCAGAATCAAAATTAAATCAACAGCCAATAGCTAAATTAGAGTTAACATCCAGAGAAAAAGAAGTTCTAAAATTATTGATGGATGGCTGCTCTAATATCGAAATTGGTCAAAAGCTCCATTTATCCCCCCGTACTATTGAAAAATATGTCAGTAGTTTACTACGTAAAACTGATAAGAGTAAGCGCAGCGAATTGATTCGCTTTGCCTTGGAATACCACACTATGTAA
- a CDS encoding pyruvate kinase — MPSPNNPRRTKIVATVGPATLKPDVLRQLIKAGATTLRINFSHGTQQDHQKAIRLIRQTAFELDQPVGILQDLQGPKIRLGTFACGKINLKKNDPYILTSRLVECNQEIGYISYDKLAQEVPANAVILLDDGKVEMRVERIDIANQDLHCRVVVGGDLSSNKGVNFPGVCLSVKALTLKDRDDLMFGLDQGVDWIALSFVRNPQDILEIKDLIASAGKSIPIIAKIEKHEAIEQMDAILSLCDGVMVARGDLGVELPAEDVPILQKRLIATANRLGIPIITATQMLDSMVNNPRPTRAEVSDVANAILDGTDAVMLSNETAVGKYPVEAVETMATIACRIEQEQQTNNLKRTKRSITHAISAAVGQIASQLDAAAIMTLTKTGATARNVSKFRPKTPILAITPHVHVSRRLQLVWGVKPLLVLDLSSATQTFQAAINVAQEKNWLSAGDLVVMTAGTLQGVAGSTDLIKVELVKAVLGEGSGIGQGAISGRARVAQTARELHDFNPGEILVTSATNAQFVDIIRQAAGIITEEDNLTSHAAVIGLRLGIPVIVGFKNATEIIREGAILTVDAKRGIVYSGTVSMQ, encoded by the coding sequence ATGCCATCGCCAAATAACCCGCGTCGGACTAAAATTGTCGCCACAGTAGGTCCTGCAACACTTAAGCCTGATGTTTTGCGCCAGTTAATTAAAGCAGGAGCAACCACTTTAAGAATTAACTTTTCTCACGGAACACAACAAGATCATCAAAAAGCGATACGATTAATTCGGCAGACAGCTTTTGAATTAGATCAACCAGTAGGCATTCTTCAGGATTTGCAGGGTCCTAAAATTCGACTAGGTACATTTGCTTGCGGGAAAATCAACCTCAAAAAAAATGACCCTTACATTCTTACTAGTCGCCTGGTTGAATGTAATCAAGAAATAGGCTATATCAGCTATGACAAATTAGCTCAAGAAGTACCAGCAAATGCGGTTATTTTGCTAGATGATGGCAAAGTAGAGATGAGGGTAGAAAGAATAGATATAGCTAATCAAGATTTACATTGCCGAGTAGTTGTAGGGGGAGATCTCTCTAGCAATAAGGGAGTAAATTTTCCTGGAGTATGTTTATCGGTTAAGGCTTTAACTTTAAAGGATCGTGACGATCTAATGTTTGGCTTAGATCAGGGGGTTGATTGGATTGCTTTAAGTTTTGTACGTAATCCTCAAGATATTTTAGAAATAAAAGATTTAATAGCTAGTGCTGGAAAATCAATTCCGATCATTGCCAAAATCGAAAAACACGAAGCCATAGAACAAATGGATGCTATTTTGTCTTTGTGTGATGGGGTAATGGTAGCTAGGGGAGATTTAGGTGTTGAATTACCTGCAGAAGATGTACCAATTCTTCAAAAACGTTTAATTGCCACAGCTAATAGATTGGGTATACCGATTATCACTGCGACCCAAATGCTAGATAGTATGGTAAATAATCCTCGCCCTACTCGTGCTGAAGTATCCGATGTTGCCAACGCAATTTTAGATGGTACGGATGCAGTTATGCTCTCGAATGAGACGGCGGTAGGAAAATATCCAGTAGAAGCTGTAGAGACTATGGCGACTATTGCCTGTCGTATTGAACAGGAGCAACAAACAAATAATCTTAAAAGAACTAAACGCTCAATTACTCATGCTATCTCAGCAGCAGTTGGTCAAATTGCTTCCCAATTAGATGCAGCAGCAATTATGACTCTAACTAAGACGGGTGCAACGGCTCGCAATGTTTCTAAGTTTAGACCCAAAACACCTATTTTAGCGATTACTCCCCATGTCCACGTTTCCCGTAGATTGCAATTAGTTTGGGGGGTAAAACCGTTATTAGTATTAGATTTATCTTCAGCAACTCAAACTTTCCAAGCAGCAATAAATGTTGCTCAAGAAAAGAATTGGTTATCTGCGGGGGATTTAGTTGTGATGACAGCAGGAACTCTTCAAGGGGTAGCAGGTTCTACAGACTTAATAAAAGTTGAATTGGTTAAAGCCGTGTTAGGTGAAGGTTCAGGAATTGGACAAGGAGCAATTAGTGGTAGAGCTAGGGTAGCTCAAACTGCTAGAGAGCTTCATGATTTTAATCCAGGAGAAATATTAGTCACTTCTGCAACTAATGCCCAATTTGTTGATATTATTCGCCAAGCTGCTGGAATTATTACTGAAGAAGATAATTTGACCAGTCATGCTGCGGTTATCGGCTTACGCTTAGGTATTCCAGTGATTGTAGGATTTAAAAATGCCACAGAAATTATTCGTGAAGGAGCAATTTTAACAGTGGATGCCAAAAGAGGTATTGTTTATTCTGGAACTGTGAGTATGCAGTAG
- a CDS encoding putative phosphate transporter, phosphate binding protein, producing the protein MLKKNDLLPGILALISTGIVLGFALMLLNEMSNTDNQTVENDEIAMYREASSQTEGKPTNDYAFQNTTFSAFPAPGIVPQGTLININSSLKTLEVNKALRRSFQKQFPGTVVNTNVASNEVGINLLRSGKIDLAAIDRPLNTEDHRLGLTVIPVDSAYSNRDQEDFAPKIYYAYQQPASLEVEAFLGYAFSEQGQQAIKGR; encoded by the coding sequence ATGTTAAAAAAGAATGATTTATTACCTGGAATTTTAGCTTTAATCTCGACAGGAATAGTTCTAGGATTTGCTTTAATGTTGTTGAATGAAATGAGCAACACTGATAATCAAACTGTTGAAAATGATGAGATAGCCATGTATCGAGAAGCAAGTTCACAAACTGAGGGCAAGCCAACAAACGATTATGCTTTTCAAAATACTACTTTCTCAGCTTTTCCTGCTCCAGGTATTGTTCCTCAAGGGACTTTGATTAATATTAACAGTTCTCTAAAAACTTTGGAAGTCAATAAAGCTTTAAGAAGAAGTTTTCAAAAGCAATTTCCAGGAACAGTTGTTAATACTAATGTTGCTAGTAACGAAGTAGGAATAAATCTATTACGTTCAGGTAAAATTGATTTAGCAGCTATCGATCGCCCTTTAAACACCGAAGATCACAGACTAGGATTAACCGTGATACCTGTAGATAGTGCTTATAGTAATCGAGATCAAGAAGATTTTGCCCCAAAAATATATTACGCTTACCAACAACCTGCAAGTCTTGAGGTTGAAGCTTTTTTAGGGTATGCTTTTTCTGAGCAAGGTCAACAAGCTATCAAAGGGCGATAA
- a CDS encoding WD40-like beta-propeller protein, protein MKWYLKQKIIKLSFTTLITIGMSGCENSGYITPPTQFINATLNSSAGEGDSHFSHDGRYLIYASDRNAQRSIFLYDLQSRRLISLPGLNQIGSMQSQPDISADGRYIVYMSEQLGKTDIFLYDRSTSKSQNLTKNFLGEVRNPSISGNGRFVSFEGNRFGQWDIEIYDRGVGIDFSLPSNAPVSPKVEE, encoded by the coding sequence ATGAAATGGTATCTTAAGCAAAAGATAATTAAATTAAGTTTCACGACTTTAATAACTATAGGGATGAGTGGGTGTGAAAATTCAGGTTATATTACTCCTCCAACTCAATTCATAAACGCTACACTCAATTCTTCCGCAGGTGAAGGAGATTCGCATTTTTCCCACGATGGTCGTTATTTAATCTATGCCAGCGATCGCAATGCTCAACGAAGTATATTTCTTTATGACTTACAGAGTCGTCGTTTGATTAGTCTGCCTGGATTAAATCAAATAGGTAGTATGCAGTCTCAACCTGACATAAGTGCTGATGGACGCTACATTGTTTATATGTCTGAACAATTGGGCAAAACTGATATTTTTTTGTATGATCGCTCAACCAGCAAAAGCCAGAATTTAACTAAAAACTTTCTAGGCGAAGTTCGTAACCCTAGTATCAGTGGCAATGGGCGTTTTGTCTCTTTTGAAGGTAATCGTTTTGGACAGTGGGATATTGAAATTTATGATCGAGGAGTAGGAATTGATTTTTCTCTACCCTCTAATGCCCCTGTAAGTCCAAAAGTTGAGGAGTAA
- the ompR gene encoding LuxR family transcriptional regulator, whose translation MEAERLSHEALLSMRELEIVELVVSGLSNHKIAQKLEISKRTVDNHISNIFKKTGTANRVELVRWSLQWGKACIDNVNCCSLPEGSQSLDCNEMVS comes from the coding sequence ATGGAAGCTGAGAGACTTAGTCATGAAGCATTATTGTCAATGCGAGAACTAGAGATTGTCGAATTAGTAGTATCTGGCTTGAGTAACCATAAAATTGCTCAAAAATTAGAAATTAGTAAAAGGACTGTTGATAACCACATCAGCAACATATTTAAGAAAACTGGTACAGCTAATCGTGTAGAGTTAGTACGGTGGTCTTTACAGTGGGGAAAAGCCTGTATAGATAATGTTAATTGCTGTTCTTTACCAGAGGGCAGTCAAAGTCTAGACTGTAATGAAATGGTATCTTAA
- the nblA_4 gene encoding phycobilisome degradation protein, translating into MDLSGQLSLEQQFKLKVLQEQVQSLSKEQAQEYLLEMFRQMMVKDNLVKNLLRDA; encoded by the coding sequence ATGGATTTATCAGGGCAATTGAGCTTGGAACAACAATTTAAATTAAAAGTACTTCAAGAGCAGGTGCAAAGTCTTAGTAAAGAACAAGCTCAAGAGTATTTATTAGAAATGTTCCGTCAGATGATGGTTAAAGATAATTTGGTAAAAAATCTGCTTAGAGATGCTTAG
- a CDS encoding phycobilisome linker polypeptide → MSIPLLRYKPSSQNVRVEGYDIGGDDQPKIYSAENLLSPSEMGDLIEAAYRQIFFYAFRADRERFLESQLRNGQITVRDFIRGLLLSKTYRNSFYEKNSNYRFVEQCVQRALGRDVYNEREKIAWSIKVATKGIEGFIDALLDSDEYMENFGYDTVPYQRRRVLASRDQGERPFNITSPRYDEYYRGILGFPQIIWQTEVRRYTPQEAKPKAGSPSLYLDMARSLPSRSNTPSNNSVSNLDYLSKVPNRQSR, encoded by the coding sequence TTGTCTATTCCATTATTGAGGTATAAACCTAGCTCCCAAAATGTGCGTGTCGAAGGATACGATATTGGGGGAGACGATCAACCCAAAATCTACTCAGCAGAGAATTTACTCTCTCCGAGTGAGATGGGAGATTTAATTGAAGCAGCATATCGTCAGATCTTTTTCTATGCTTTTCGTGCCGATCGCGAAAGATTTTTAGAATCTCAATTACGTAATGGTCAAATTACCGTACGTGATTTTATTCGAGGACTTTTACTATCGAAAACTTATAGAAATAGCTTCTACGAAAAAAATAGCAATTATCGCTTCGTCGAACAATGCGTTCAAAGAGCATTAGGACGTGATGTTTATAACGAAAGAGAAAAAATTGCTTGGTCTATCAAAGTAGCTACCAAAGGTATCGAAGGATTTATAGACGCACTGTTAGACAGTGACGAATATATGGAAAACTTTGGTTATGACACAGTACCTTACCAACGTCGTCGGGTATTGGCTAGTCGTGATCAGGGTGAGCGTCCATTCAATATCACTTCTCCTCGTTACGATGAGTACTATCGTGGTATTTTGGGCTTCCCTCAAATTATTTGGCAAACAGAAGTACGTCGTTACACTCCCCAAGAAGCAAAACCCAAAGCAGGTAGTCCTTCTTTATATTTAGACATGGCACGTAGTTTACCTAGCAGATCTAATACTCCTAGCAACAACTCTGTATCTAATTTAGATTATTTGTCGAAAGTTCCTAATCGTCAATCTAGATAA